In Nitrospira defluvii, the sequence CCGGTGAAGACCCGTATGAGTGCGAAGCCCGCGAAGGCGGCATCGAAGCCGAAGGCTGCGGCTCGTTCCATCAAAAAGAAGCAACCGGCAGTTCAACGTTCGAAACGGAGGTAACGGCGACCTATGTGTGGCATCGTTGGCTACGTGGGAAATCAGGATGCGGTCCCGATTTTGTTGAACGGGTTGTCGAAGCTGGAGTATCGCGGGTATGACTCGGCCGGCGTGGCGATTCAACGCGGGGAGAAGATCGAGATTCGCCGCAGCGTCGGCAAGTTGATCAATTTGCAGAAGTCGCTGGAGCAGAAGGCCGTTGCCGGTATGTGCGGCATCGGCCATACACGCTGGGCGACGCATGGCAAGCCCTCCGAGCAGAATGCGCATCCGCATCGCTCCGAGAGCTGCGTCCTTGTTCATAACGGCATCATCGAAAACTACGTCGAACTCAAGCAACGTCTCCTCAAGGACGGGTACAAGTTTCAGTCCGAGACGGACACCGAAGTCGTGGCGCATCTCATCGATACGCACATGACGAAGGGCAAGCTGTGCTTGGCGGATGCGGTCCGCGCGACGGCCAAGGAAATTCGCGGGAGTTATGCCATCGCGGTGATCTCGGAGCACGAGCCTGGAGTTCTGATTGCGGCGCGATCCGGTTGTCCGCTGGTGATCGGCCGCACGGCCGATGCGTCGTTCGTCGGGTCGGATGTGATGGCGATGTTGTCTCACACCAGGGATGTGACGTTCCTGGAAGAAGGCGATGTGGTCGAAGTCACGGCGGGAGGTGTCGTCTTTACGGATCTCGACGGCCGGGCCGTGACGCGCAAGAAGACGAAGGTGACGTGGGATGCCTCCGCGGCTGAAAAGAGCGGATATCCTCACTTCATGTTGAAGGAGATTCACGAACAGCCCCAAACGATTCTGGACACCATTCGGGGTCGCTACTCCTATGAAAGCGGCGAGGCGGACCTGCCGGATATCGGCCTGACGCCGAAACAGTTTGCCGACGTGGGACGCATCTGGATCGTGGCCTGTGGCACCAGCTGGCACGCGGGCTTGGTCGGAAAATATTTGCTGGAGGAAATGGTC encodes:
- the glmS gene encoding glutamine--fructose-6-phosphate transaminase (isomerizing); protein product: MCGIVGYVGNQDAVPILLNGLSKLEYRGYDSAGVAIQRGEKIEIRRSVGKLINLQKSLEQKAVAGMCGIGHTRWATHGKPSEQNAHPHRSESCVLVHNGIIENYVELKQRLLKDGYKFQSETDTEVVAHLIDTHMTKGKLCLADAVRATAKEIRGSYAIAVISEHEPGVLIAARSGCPLVIGRTADASFVGSDVMAMLSHTRDVTFLEEGDVVEVTAGGVVFTDLDGRAVTRKKTKVTWDASAAEKSGYPHFMLKEIHEQPQTILDTIRGRYSYESGEADLPDIGLTPKQFADVGRIWIVACGTSWHAGLVGKYLLEEMVRTPVQVDIGSEFRYRDPLIEKNDLFITISQSGETADTLAAAREAKQKGARVVSIVNVVGSTLARESDGVLYTHCGPEIGVASTKAFTSQLAALYMLALHLGRVRGVLSVADGKAWLDRLVTLPTLVKHVLGREAEILAIAKRYYKKPDFLYLARGINFPIALEGALKLKEISYIHAEGYAAGEMKHGPIALIDKDMPVVVLAPRDRLYEKTVSNLMEVKARRAPVIVFVAEGERELGKIADAVFTIPDVHPLLSPILFTIPLQLLAYHIAVLRGEDVDQPRNLAKSVTVE